Proteins encoded together in one Staphylococcus aureus window:
- the rinB gene encoding transcriptional activator RinB, which yields MTKQILRLLFLLAMYELGKYVTEQVYIMMTANDDVEMPSDFAKLSDQSDLMRAEVSE from the coding sequence ATGACTAAACAAATATTAAGACTATTATTCTTACTAGCGATGTATGAGCTAGGTAAGTATGTAACGGAGCAAGTATATATTATGATGACGGCTAATGATGATGTAGAGATGCCGAGTGACTTCGCAAAGTTGAGCGATCAGTCTGATTTGATGAGGGCGGAGGTGTCAGAGTAG
- a CDS encoding terminase small subunit, with protein MNKLTKKQRLFAEVYTIPGTECYGNATKSAVHAGYSEKTAYSQGQRMLKNVEIQNYIKEVETKLFDENIMSGKEVLYRLTRTARGEHTEVEAVVTKTGDYKENPDTGKMQLVYDEHIQLVTKSPKISDQNKALEMLGRHHKLFTDKQEVDHKIPMFVDNIPEDD; from the coding sequence ATGAACAAATTAACTAAAAAGCAACGTTTGTTTGCAGAAGTATATACAATACCTGGTACTGAATGTTATGGCAATGCTACTAAGTCAGCTGTGCATGCCGGATATAGCGAAAAGACGGCGTACTCACAAGGACAGCGTATGTTGAAGAATGTTGAAATTCAGAATTATATCAAGGAGGTTGAAACAAAACTCTTTGACGAGAATATTATGTCAGGTAAAGAAGTGTTGTATAGGCTAACTAGAACAGCTAGAGGAGAACACACGGAAGTTGAAGCTGTCGTAACAAAAACTGGAGACTATAAAGAGAATCCGGATACTGGCAAAATGCAATTAGTATACGATGAACACATACAACTTGTTACTAAGTCACCTAAAATAAGTGACCAAAACAAAGCCTTAGAGATGTTAGGTAGACATCACAAATTATTTACAGACAAACAAGAAGTCGACCACAAAATACCGATGTTTGTTGATAATATTCCGGAAGATGATTAG
- a CDS encoding DUF4355 domain-containing protein — translation MEENKLKFNLQFFADQSDDPDEPGGDGKKRDPDKKENDEGTEITFTPEQQKKVDEILERRVAHEKKKADEYAREKAEEAAKEAAKLAKMNKDQKDEYEREQMEKELEQLRSEKQLNEMRSEARKMLSEAEVDSSDEVVNLVVTDTAEQTKLNVEAFSNAVKKAVNEAVKVNARQSPLTGGDSFNHTAKNKTQNLAEIAKQKRIIKN, via the coding sequence ATGGAAGAAAATAAACTTAAGTTTAATTTGCAATTTTTTGCAGACCAATCAGATGATCCGGATGAACCAGGTGGAGATGGTAAAAAAAGAGATCCTGATAAGAAAGAAAATGACGAAGGTACTGAAATAACTTTCACGCCAGAGCAACAAAAGAAAGTTGATGAAATACTTGAACGTCGTGTAGCCCACGAAAAGAAAAAAGCTGATGAGTATGCAAGAGAAAAAGCAGAAGAAGCTGCTAAAGAAGCTGCTAAATTAGCGAAAATGAACAAGGATCAAAAAGATGAATATGAACGCGAGCAAATGGAAAAAGAGCTGGAGCAATTACGCTCAGAAAAACAATTAAATGAAATGCGTTCAGAAGCAAGGAAAATGTTAAGCGAAGCGGAAGTTGATTCATCAGATGAGGTTGTTAATTTAGTTGTAACAGATACTGCTGAACAAACTAAATTGAATGTTGAAGCTTTTTCTAATGCAGTAAAAAAAGCGGTTAATGAAGCGGTTAAGGTTAACGCTAGACAATCACCATTGACTGGTGGGGATTCATTTAATCATACGGCAAAAAACAAAACTCAAAACTTGGCTGAAATTGCTAAACAAAAAAGAATTATTAAAAATTAA
- a CDS encoding minor capsid protein: MPNKNTQEYWEERGRKAIENELKRDKTKAEEIERILNMMIKRIEKEINAFIVKYGDFAGVTLQEAQKIIDEFDVKAFQEEAKRLVENKDFSDRANEELKKYNTKMYVSREQMLKIQIEFLIAYATAQTELSMREYFESTAYRVFSDQAGILGEGVQVAKEVIDTIVDTQFHGVVWSERLWTNTEAMKQEVEEIIANVVIRGRHPNEYVKDMRKHLNKFEGTARQKTAAIKSLLYTESARVHAQSSIDSMKEISPEGYYMYIAKIDSRTTKVCKGLNGEIFKVKDAKIGVNFYPMHINCRSDCALLPKSMWPKKPNKKRQTKYFGGKVKSDD; encoded by the coding sequence TTGCCTAACAAAAACACTCAAGAATATTGGGAAGAACGCGGACGCAAAGCAATCGAGAATGAGTTGAAGCGTGATAAAACTAAAGCTGAAGAAATAGAACGTATATTGAATATGATGATTAAGCGCATTGAAAAAGAAATCAATGCGTTTATTGTTAAGTACGGAGATTTTGCAGGCGTTACATTACAAGAAGCACAAAAGATTATTGATGAGTTCGATGTAAAAGCGTTTCAAGAAGAAGCAAAAAGATTGGTCGAAAACAAGGACTTTAGCGATAGAGCAAATGAAGAATTAAAGAAGTATAACACTAAGATGTATGTATCTAGAGAACAGATGTTAAAGATTCAAATAGAATTCTTAATTGCTTATGCAACAGCTCAAACAGAATTATCGATGAGGGAATATTTCGAATCAACAGCTTATCGTGTGTTCAGTGATCAAGCGGGTATTTTAGGTGAAGGTGTACAAGTAGCTAAAGAAGTTATAGATACAATCGTTGATACACAATTTCATGGTGTCGTTTGGTCAGAGCGATTATGGACTAATACTGAAGCGATGAAACAAGAAGTAGAAGAAATAATTGCTAATGTGGTTATTAGAGGTCGACATCCAAATGAATATGTTAAAGATATGCGCAAGCACCTAAACAAATTCGAAGGCACAGCAAGACAAAAGACTGCAGCAATTAAATCATTGCTTTATACGGAATCGGCACGTGTTCACGCACAATCAAGTATTGACAGCATGAAAGAAATTTCACCGGAAGGATATTATATGTATATTGCAAAAATTGATAGTAGAACAACTAAAGTATGCAAGGGGCTTAATGGAGAAATATTCAAAGTTAAAGACGCTAAAATTGGTGTTAATTTCTACCCTATGCATATCAATTGTCGTTCAGATTGTGCATTACTACCTAAATCTATGTGGCCGAAAAAACCAAACAAAAAACGACAAACAAAATACTTTGGAGGAAAAGTGAAAAGCGATGATTGA
- a CDS encoding phage tail family protein — MDIELTKKDGTVIKLSEYGFIVNDIVIDSMQINTKYQDKENMNGRILMGSNYISRDIVVPCFCKVKNRSDIAYMRDMLYRLTTDIEPMYLREIRRKEELNYRFTQPTSDDYVKLDKNNFPDYEYSRHDQQIYVNGKQYKVIFNGVINPKQKDNKVSFELKFETTELPYGESIGTSLELEENKKVGLWSFDFNIDWHAGGDKRKYTFENLSKGTVYYHGSAPNDQFNMYKKITIILGEDTESFVWNLTHAEIMKIEGIKLKAGDKIVYDSFRVYKNGVEISTETNIAQPKFKYGANKFEFNQTVQKVQFDLKFYYK; from the coding sequence ATGGACATAGAATTAACAAAAAAAGATGGTACTGTAATCAAATTAAGTGAATACGGGTTTATCGTTAACGATATAGTAATTGATAGCATGCAAATCAACACAAAGTATCAAGACAAAGAAAATATGAACGGTCGTATATTAATGGGGAGCAATTATATCAGTAGAGATATAGTTGTTCCTTGTTTTTGTAAAGTTAAAAATCGTTCAGACATTGCTTATATGCGAGATATGTTGTATAGGTTAACGACAGACATAGAACCTATGTATTTACGAGAAATAAGAAGAAAAGAAGAGTTGAATTACAGGTTTACTCAACCAACTTCTGATGATTACGTGAAATTAGATAAAAACAACTTCCCGGATTATGAATATTCAAGACACGATCAACAAATTTATGTAAATGGTAAACAGTATAAAGTTATTTTTAACGGAGTTATAAACCCTAAACAAAAAGATAATAAAGTTTCTTTTGAACTAAAATTCGAAACTACAGAATTACCATACGGCGAAAGTATTGGAACAAGCCTAGAGTTAGAAGAAAACAAAAAGGTTGGATTGTGGTCGTTTGATTTTAATATTGATTGGCATGCAGGCGGAGACAAAAGAAAGTATACATTTGAAAATTTGAGCAAAGGTACAGTTTACTATCATGGTAGTGCTCCTAACGACCAATTCAACATGTATAAAAAGATAACAATTATTTTAGGCGAAGATACAGAATCGTTTGTATGGAATTTAACGCATGCTGAAATAATGAAAATTGAGGGGATTAAACTAAAAGCTGGAGACAAAATTGTTTATGATAGCTTTCGAGTTTATAAAAACGGTGTCGAAATAAGCACTGAAACGAACATAGCCCAACCAAAATTTAAATACGGAGCTAATAAATTTGAGTTTAATCAAACAGTTCAAAAAGTTCAGTTTGATTTGAAATTTTATTATAAGTAG
- a CDS encoding phage major capsid protein has product MEQTQKLKLNLQHFARNNVKSQVFNPDNVMMHEKKDGTLLNDFTTPILQEVMENSKIMQLGKYEPMEGTEKKFTFWADKPGAYWVGEGQKIETSKATWVNATMRAFKLGVILPVTKEFLNYTYSQFFEEMKPMIAEAFYKKFDEAGILNQGNNPFGKSIAQSIEKTNKVIKGDFTQDNIIDLEALLEDDELEANAFISKTQNRSLLRKIVDPETKERIYDRNSDSLDGLPVVNLKSSNLKRGELITGDFDKLIYGIPQLIEYKIDETAQLSTVKNEDGTPVNLFEQDMVALRATMHVALHIADDKAFAKLVPADKRTDSVPGEV; this is encoded by the coding sequence ATGGAACAAACACAAAAATTAAAATTAAATTTGCAACATTTTGCGAGGAACAATGTTAAATCGCAAGTATTTAACCCTGATAATGTAATGATGCACGAAAAGAAAGATGGTACGTTGTTAAACGACTTTACAACACCTATCTTACAAGAGGTTATGGAAAACTCAAAAATCATGCAATTAGGTAAGTACGAACCAATGGAAGGTACTGAGAAGAAGTTTACTTTTTGGGCTGATAAACCAGGTGCTTACTGGGTAGGTGAAGGTCAAAAAATCGAAACGTCTAAGGCTACTTGGGTTAATGCTACAATGAGAGCGTTTAAATTAGGGGTTATCTTACCTGTAACAAAAGAATTCTTGAATTACACTTATTCACAGTTCTTTGAAGAAATGAAACCTATGATTGCTGAAGCTTTCTATAAAAAGTTTGACGAGGCAGGTATTTTGAATCAAGGTAACAATCCATTCGGTAAATCAATTGCGCAATCAATTGAAAAAACTAATAAGGTTATTAAAGGTGACTTCACACAAGATAACATTATTGATTTAGAGGCATTACTTGAAGATGACGAATTAGAAGCAAATGCGTTTATCTCAAAAACACAAAACAGAAGCTTGTTACGTAAAATTGTAGATCCTGAAACGAAAGAACGTATTTATGACCGTAACAGCGATTCGTTAGACGGTCTACCTGTGGTTAATCTTAAATCAAGTAACTTAAAACGTGGTGAATTAATCACTGGTGACTTCGACAAATTGATTTATGGTATCCCTCAATTAATCGAATACAAAATCGATGAAACCGCACAATTATCTACAGTTAAAAACGAAGATGGCACACCTGTAAACTTGTTTGAACAAGACATGGTGGCATTACGTGCAACTATGCATGTAGCATTGCATATCGCTGATGATAAAGCGTTTGCTAAGTTAGTTCCTGCTGACAAAAGAACAGATTCAGTTCCAGGAGAAGTTTAA
- a CDS encoding DUF1381 domain-containing protein, whose amino-acid sequence MTQYLVTTFKDSTGQPHEHFTTARDNQTFTVVEAESKEEAKEKYEAQVKRDAIIKLGQLFENIRECRK is encoded by the coding sequence GTGACACAATACTTAGTCACAACATTCAAAGATTCAACAGGACAACCACATGAACATTTTACTACTGCTAGAGATAATCAGACGTTTACAGTTGTTGAGGCAGAGAGTAAAGAAGAAGCGAAAGAAAAGTACGAGGCACAAGTTAAAAGAGATGCAATTATTAAATTAGGTCAGTTGTTTGAAAATATAAGGGAGTGTCGGAAATGA
- a CDS encoding PBSX family phage terminase large subunit — translation MYEILDLKNKIGGGYNKFWHNKNFYRVVKGSRGSKKSKTTAINLIYRIMKYDWANILVVRRFSNTNKQSTYTDLKWATNQLGVDHLFKFNESLPEITYKPTGQKILFRGLDDPLKITSITVDTGILCWAWFEEAYQIETFAKFSTVVESIRGSYDSPEFFKQITVTFNPWSERHWLKPTFFDEETKLNNTFSDTTTYRVNEWLDKVDIERYEDLYIKNPRRARIVCDGDWGVAEGLVFDNFKVEDFDWFEEFKRTQEITHGMDFGFSQDPTTVVSTVVDLKNKKLFIYDEHYKKAMLTDDIKQMLIKKGLGDVDIAADYGAGGDRVISELKSKGIKGIRKALKGANTILPGIQFIQGFEVIIHPSCEHAIEEFNTYTFDQDNDGKWLNKPIDANNHIIDALRYSLEKYHIVRKKRKKNIESKTKVIKSLGL, via the coding sequence ATGTATGAAATACTTGATCTAAAAAATAAAATCGGTGGTGGCTACAATAAGTTTTGGCACAACAAAAACTTTTACCGTGTTGTTAAAGGTTCAAGGGGTAGCAAGAAAAGTAAAACTACCGCTATTAATCTCATTTATCGAATAATGAAATATGATTGGGCAAATATACTTGTAGTCAGAAGATTTAGCAACACTAACAAACAATCAACGTATACAGATTTAAAGTGGGCAACTAACCAATTAGGCGTTGATCACTTATTTAAATTCAACGAAAGTTTGCCGGAAATAACGTATAAACCTACTGGACAAAAAATACTGTTTAGAGGTTTAGACGACCCATTGAAAATAACATCGATTACTGTTGATACAGGCATTTTGTGTTGGGCTTGGTTTGAAGAGGCTTATCAAATAGAAACATTCGCTAAGTTTAGCACTGTTGTTGAGTCAATACGTGGTAGCTACGATAGTCCGGAATTTTTCAAGCAAATCACAGTCACTTTTAACCCGTGGTCGGAAAGACATTGGTTGAAGCCTACATTTTTTGATGAAGAAACAAAATTAAACAATACTTTTTCAGATACAACAACTTATAGAGTTAATGAATGGCTAGATAAAGTCGATATTGAACGATATGAAGATTTGTATATAAAGAATCCTAGACGTGCAAGAATCGTTTGTGATGGAGATTGGGGTGTTGCAGAGGGGCTTGTATTCGATAATTTTAAAGTGGAAGACTTTGATTGGTTTGAGGAGTTTAAAAGAACGCAAGAAATAACTCACGGAATGGATTTTGGATTTAGTCAAGACCCTACAACAGTTGTTAGTACGGTTGTAGATTTAAAAAACAAAAAGTTATTCATCTATGATGAACACTATAAAAAAGCGATGTTAACTGATGATATAAAACAAATGCTTATTAAAAAAGGATTAGGTGATGTAGATATTGCAGCTGATTATGGGGCTGGTGGAGATAGAGTGATCAGTGAATTGAAATCTAAAGGGATTAAAGGTATAAGAAAAGCGTTGAAAGGCGCTAATACTATTTTACCAGGCATTCAATTCATTCAAGGCTTTGAAGTTATTATACACCCATCATGTGAACACGCTATTGAAGAGTTCAACACTTATACATTTGACCAAGATAATGATGGTAAGTGGTTGAACAAGCCTATAGATGCTAATAACCATATTATCGATGCATTGCGTTATAGTCTTGAGAAATATCATATCGTACGTAAAAAACGTAAAAAGAATATAGAAAGCAAAACAAAAGTAATTAAATCTCTAGGATTATAG
- a CDS encoding HK97-gp10 family putative phage morphogenesis protein, whose protein sequence is MNIDGLDALLNQFHDMKTNIDDDVDDILQENAKEYVVRAKLKAREVMNKGYWTGNLSRNIRYKKTGDLQYTITSHAAYSGFLEFGTRYMEAEPFMWPVYEVIRKSTVEELKALFE, encoded by the coding sequence ATGAATATAGATGGATTAGACGCACTGTTAAACCAATTTCACGATATGAAAACCAACATTGATGATGATGTAGATGATATTTTACAGGAAAACGCCAAAGAATATGTAGTACGAGCTAAATTGAAAGCTAGAGAAGTAATGAATAAGGGTTATTGGACTGGTAATTTATCACGCAATATCAGATATAAAAAAACTGGCGATTTGCAATACACTATCACATCGCATGCAGCTTATAGTGGTTTCTTAGAGTTTGGTACTCGATACATGGAGGCAGAACCTTTTATGTGGCCAGTATATGAGGTAATAAGAAAATCGACTGTAGAAGAATTGAAAGCGTTGTTTGAATAG
- a CDS encoding phage major tail protein, TP901-1 family, translating to MANMKNSNDRIILFRKAGEKVDATKMLFLTEYGLSHEADTDTEDTMDGSYNTGGSVESTMSGTAKMFYGDDFADEIEDAVVDRVLYEAWEVESRIPGKNGDATKFKAKYFQGFHNKFELKAEANGIDEYEYEYGVNGRFQRGFATLPEAVTKKLKATGYRFHDTTKADALTGEDLTAIPQPKVDSSTVTPGEV from the coding sequence ATGGCGAATATGAAAAATAGTAATGACCGTATTATTTTGTTTAGAAAAGCTGGCGAAAAAGTAGATGCTACTAAAATGCTTTTTTTAACTGAATACGGCTTATCACATGAAGCTGATACAGATACAGAGGATACGATGGATGGGTCTTATAACACTGGTGGTTCAGTTGAATCAACAATGTCTGGTACTGCTAAAATGTTTTATGGTGACGATTTTGCAGATGAAATTGAAGATGCAGTTGTAGATCGCGTATTGTATGAGGCTTGGGAAGTTGAAAGTAGAATACCAGGCAAAAATGGAGATGCTACTAAATTTAAAGCGAAATATTTCCAAGGTTTCCACAATAAATTTGAATTAAAAGCAGAAGCTAACGGTATTGATGAATATGAATATGAATATGGAGTGAATGGTCGTTTCCAACGTGGATTTGCAACACTACCTGAGGCTGTAACAAAGAAACTTAAGGCGACTGGATACAGATTCCATGACACTACAAAAGCAGATGCGTTAACTGGCGAAGATTTAACAGCAATTCCACAACCTAAGGTAGATTCATCAACGGTTACACCAGGAGAGGTATAA
- a CDS encoding RinA family phage transcriptional activator encodes MTKKKYGLKLSTVRKLEDELCDYPNYHKQLEDLRSEIMTPWIPTDTNIGGEFVPSNTSKTEMAVTNYLCSIRRGKILEFKSAIERIINTSSRKEREFIQEYYFNKKTLIAVCYDIHISESTAHRIKKKIVSKLAEELGEY; translated from the coding sequence ATGACTAAAAAGAAATACGGATTAAAATTATCAACAGTTCGGAAATTAGAAGACGAGTTGTGCGATTATCCTAATTATCATAAACAACTTGAAGATTTAAGAAGTGAAATAATGACACCGTGGATTCCAACAGATACAAATATAGGCGGGGAGTTTGTACCATCTAATACATCAAAAACAGAAATGGCAGTAACTAATTATCTTTGTAGTATACGAAGAGGTAAAATTCTTGAGTTTAAGAGTGCGATTGAACGTATAATCAACACATCAAGTAGGAAAGAACGCGAATTCATTCAAGAGTATTATTTTAATAAAAAGACTTTGATTGCGGTTTGTTATGACATACACATCTCTGAAAGTACAGCGCATAGAATCAAGAAGAAAATAGTGTCTAAACTAGCCGAAGAATTAGGAGAATACTAA
- a CDS encoding tail assembly chaperone encodes MNVEINGKSLELSFGFKFLREIDNRLGLKVEQASIGQGVSMLPVGLESGNPVVIGEVLIAATSHLKKQAITINNIDEALDEIAENIGLEEFGSDILTELGKRPMTRNLVEVVEAEEKPAEA; translated from the coding sequence ATGAATGTAGAAATTAACGGAAAGTCATTAGAATTAAGTTTTGGTTTTAAATTTTTAAGAGAAATCGATAACCGATTAGGTTTAAAAGTTGAACAAGCTTCTATCGGTCAAGGTGTATCAATGTTGCCTGTAGGTTTAGAAAGTGGAAATCCGGTTGTGATTGGCGAAGTTTTAATCGCAGCTACATCTCACTTAAAAAAACAAGCAATTACTATTAATAACATTGATGAAGCATTAGATGAAATCGCAGAAAATATCGGACTAGAAGAATTCGGTTCGGATATTTTAACGGAGTTGGGAAAGCGACCTATGACCCGAAACCTAGTCGAAGTAGTGGAAGCGGAAGAGAAACCAGCGGAAGCGTAA
- a CDS encoding phage portal protein: MLKANEFETDTDLRENRNYLFNDEANVVYTYDGTESDLLQNINEVSKYIEHHMDYQRPRLKVLSDYYEGKTKNLVELTRRKEEYMADNRVAHDYASYISDFINGYFLGNPIQCQDDDKDVLEAIEAFNDLNDVESHNRSLGLDLSIYGKAYELMIRNQDDETRLYKSDAMSTFVIYDNTIERNSIAGVRYLRTKPIDKTDEDEVFTVDLFTSHGVYRYLTSRTNGLKLTPRENGFESHSFERMPITEFSNNERRKGDYEKVITLIDLYDNAESDTANYMSDLNDAMLLIKGNLNLDPVEVRKQKEANVLFLEPTVYENRDTGIETEGSVDGGYIYKQYDVQGTEAYKDRLNSDIHMFTNTPNMKDDNFSGTQSGEAMKYKLFGLEQRTKTKEGLFTKGLRRRAKLLETILKNTRSIDANKDFNTVRYVYNRNLPKSLIEELKAYIDSGGKISQTTLMSLFSFFQDPELEVKKIEEDEKESIKKAQKGIYKDPRDINDDEQDDDTKDTVDKKE, encoded by the coding sequence ATGTTAAAGGCAAACGAATTTGAAACGGATACTGATTTACGAGAAAACAGAAATTACTTGTTTAACGATGAAGCTAATGTTGTTTACACATATGACGGGACAGAGTCTGATTTATTACAAAACATTAATGAAGTAAGTAAATACATTGAACATCACATGGATTACCAACGACCTAGATTAAAAGTGTTAAGTGATTATTACGAAGGTAAAACTAAGAATCTGGTTGAGTTAACACGACGCAAAGAAGAGTACATGGCAGATAACCGTGTAGCGCATGATTACGCATCTTATATTAGCGATTTTATTAACGGTTATTTCTTAGGTAATCCGATTCAATGTCAAGATGATGATAAAGATGTATTAGAAGCTATTGAGGCGTTCAATGATTTAAATGATGTTGAGTCACACAATAGATCTTTAGGATTAGATTTGTCAATTTATGGCAAAGCTTATGAGTTAATGATTAGAAACCAAGATGATGAAACGCGTTTATACAAGAGTGATGCAATGAGTACTTTTGTCATATACGACAATACAATTGAACGTAATAGTATCGCAGGAGTTAGATATTTAAGAACTAAACCAATAGACAAGACTGACGAAGATGAAGTGTTTACAGTTGATTTATTTACTTCTCACGGTGTTTATAGATATCTTACCAGTAGAACAAATGGATTGAAGCTCACACCACGTGAAAACGGTTTTGAATCACACTCTTTCGAACGTATGCCTATTACAGAATTTAGCAACAACGAAAGAAGAAAAGGGGATTATGAGAAAGTAATCACTTTAATTGATTTGTATGATAATGCTGAATCAGATACTGCTAACTATATGAGTGATTTAAATGACGCTATGTTACTTATTAAAGGTAATTTAAATTTAGATCCTGTAGAAGTTAGAAAACAAAAGGAAGCTAACGTGTTATTTTTAGAGCCAACCGTTTATGAGAATAGGGATACAGGTATCGAAACAGAAGGTTCAGTTGACGGCGGTTATATTTATAAACAATACGATGTACAAGGTACCGAAGCTTATAAAGACCGTTTGAACAGTGATATACACATGTTTACCAACACGCCTAACATGAAAGATGATAACTTTAGTGGCACTCAATCGGGCGAGGCAATGAAATACAAATTATTCGGATTAGAACAACGTACTAAAACTAAAGAAGGATTGTTCACTAAAGGGTTAAGACGTCGTGCTAAGTTGTTAGAGACAATACTTAAAAATACACGGTCGATTGACGCTAACAAAGATTTCAATACTGTTAGATACGTATACAACAGAAACTTACCTAAATCATTAATCGAAGAATTAAAAGCTTATATTGATTCTGGCGGGAAGATTAGTCAAACAACTTTAATGTCTCTATTCTCGTTCTTCCAAGACCCTGAATTGGAAGTCAAGAAAATAGAAGAAGATGAGAAAGAATCTATTAAAAAAGCTCAAAAAGGTATTTATAAAGACCCTAGAGACATCAATGATGACGAACAAGATGATGATACAAAAGATACTGTTGATAAAAAGGAATGA
- a CDS encoding phage head-tail connector protein: MTTLADVKKRIGLKDEKQDEQLEEIIKSCESQLLSMLPIEVEQIPERFSYMIKEVAVKRYNRIGAEGMTSEAVDGRSNAYELNDFKEYEAIIDNYFNARTRTKKGRAVFF; this comes from the coding sequence ATGACTACGCTAGCTGATGTAAAAAAACGTATTGGTCTTAAAGATGAAAAGCAAGATGAACAATTAGAGGAAATTATAAAAAGTTGTGAAAGCCAGTTGTTATCAATGTTACCTATTGAAGTTGAACAAATACCGGAAAGGTTTAGTTACATGATTAAAGAAGTTGCAGTTAAACGCTACAACAGGATTGGTGCTGAAGGTATGACATCAGAAGCGGTTGACGGACGTAGCAATGCGTATGAATTGAACGATTTCAAGGAGTATGAAGCTATTATTGATAATTACTTTAATGCTAGAACGAGAACTAAAAAAGGAAGGGCTGTGTTCTTTTGA